From a region of the Penaeus vannamei isolate JL-2024 chromosome 2, ASM4276789v1, whole genome shotgun sequence genome:
- the LOC113819583 gene encoding popeye domain-containing protein 3-like, translating to MPSDAGVAEWPANLTDALNGSDPRREDDWPLGDYTNSTFLGSLLSCDVWTSPQHLLFQLANGCFFVSYLAPSQRKGLLFMHGILILGFLLYSTWAWNIICAPDVFSWNFTFMLLNMGQTLYIIYQMRPVKVNRELEAMYEALFQPLNVPRLLFKRLVSVEYAQVLSLHAGEAYAMQNLTRTDRLGLLLSGKVNVMADNQFLHAITNMQFLDSPEFESSRASLDDKFKVSIIAATTCRYVFWQRTSLEYLFVKEPYLATVLSTIIARDITSKLYNMNQKIVTEKGSHLDIRLPLLTSSLSSSCGGDSSLRSPARCSIRSGGGGVGCVGGGHGGSDSSTGGVGCTGGLASSLAGVAGLGMSAKHARHGYTILPTSAPAYEGREPEAPCREGGRGGTFRDHLGYRENGYVPNGRPEMTPLTELPSTDSLTDTSHDIQTWLEDSSRYAHQ from the exons GCTCCCTGTTGTCCTGCGACGTGTGGACATCCCCGCAGCACCTGCTCTTCCAGCTGGCCAACGGCTGCTTCTTCGTCAGCTACCTGGCTCCGTCGCAGCGCAAGGGGCTGCTCTTCATGCACGGGATTCTCATCCTCG GATTCTTGTTGTACTCCACGTGGGCCTGGAACATCATTTGTGCTCCAGACGTGTTCTCTTGGAATTTCACGTTCATGCTGCTCAACATGGGTCAAACTCTCTACATAATCTACCAGATGAGACCGGTCAAGGTCAACAGAGAGCTTGAGGCGATGTATGAAGCCCTCTTCCAACCACTCAAC GTGCCTCGGCTTTTGTTCAAGCGGCTAGTGTCGGTGGAGTACGCGCAGGTGCTGTCGCTCCACGCGGGGGAGGCGTACGCCATGCAGAACCTCACTCGCACGGATCGCCTGGGCCTTCTGCTGTCCGGCAAG GTGAATGTCATGGCGGACAACCAGTTCCTGCACGCCATCACCAACATGCAGTTCCTGGACTCGCCCGAGTTCGAGTCCTCCCGAGCCTCGCTGGACGACAAGTTTAAG GTGTCCATCATAGCCGCCACCACGTGCAGGTACGTGTTCTGGCAGCGCACGAGCCTGGAGTACTTGTTCGTGAAGGAGCCGTACTTGGCGACCGTTCTGTCCACCATCATCGCCAGGGACATCACCTCCAAACTCTATAACATGAATCAAAAG ATCGTGACCGAGAAAGGATCCCACCTGGACATCCGGCTGCCTCTGCTGACGTCATCGCTGTCGTCATCGTGTGGGGGAGACAGCTCGCTCCGCTCCCCCGCGCGCTGCTCTATCAG GTCCGGGGGCGGGGGCGTTGGCTGTGTGGGCGGAGGGCACGGAGGAAGCGACAGCAGCACCGGCGGCGTCGGGTGCACGGGCGGCCTGGCGTCGTCTCTGGCGGGCGTGGCAGGTTTGGGCATGAGTGCCAAACATGCACGGCACGGGTACACTATCCTGCCTACATCAGCCCCAG CGTACGAGGGGCGGGAGCCAGAGGCGCCGTGCCGCGAGGGGGGTCGCGGAGGCACCTTCCGCGACCACCTGGGCTACCGCGAGAACGGCTACGTGCCCAACGGCCGGCCCGAGATGACCCCGCTCACCGAGCTGCCGTCCACGGACTCGCTCACGGACACCAGCCACGACATCCAGACCTGGCTCGAGGACTCGTCTCGCTACGCCCACCAGTAG